Genomic segment of Citrus sinensis cultivar Valencia sweet orange chromosome 7, DVS_A1.0, whole genome shotgun sequence:
TTGTCTTCgagttagaataatttttttagactttTCACGTGggattattataatttataatttttttagactttTCACGTGggattattataatttataatttccaCCACTCTgtgtatattttttcaatcGTTATTAACATTGATAATCAAATATTTGATTGGTATGCTAATTTGTCGTAGATTTGTTGATCAAACACATGCCCGTCTTAATTCATGCAAAATACAGTCATAGAAAAGTGTtcataaaaactcaatttcgagtttgaatttaattatcgAGTTTAGTATAATAATCCCTCATAAACCATCACCAAagtagataataaaatttacattataagaaaaatgaaatttaatcaatttaagGAGTACACCAATTTAGTTAGTAAAAGGAGAGATTTGCTTATCAATGATTTTACCATGTTTCactaattattatgaaaataaattagtggAGGAATGTGAACAAGAATCACTAAGCTTTAATCATTTAAGTTTTTGAATTCATTATAATCTTTAGACAAACTTTAACGTGCCTCGAGGTCAATGGATGGACACTTCTTTTATTGTGTGATGGAATTTAGTATTAAAcgataattaaaaattcaaaatcacatgtatcatcaattattttagCATTAAAGGACAACGACACATTACTTTTTTGGAAATCATAGTAATTCTTTCATTGGATCTAGCAAGTAAAACATTTACCTAAAGCACAGTAAGTGAGAAAAGCattcaaaaatttactttGTCCACAGTAAATGTTCTTACGCACATATACAAATAACATATGCTTCAATTATCTATTATTTAGATTGTTGATTGTCACTTTCTCCGTaatattttcagcttttaacatttatttttctatagaTTTCATAATACCTAGGGTCCTTCATTAGCAAAATTGATacttattgatgattgttatAGTACTTGaatgaatttttatgttgaaattttgACATCGATAATAAAGTTAACAGAGgtatttaattatgaaaagcttttaaatatcaaaatttagaaatattaaaGAACAACTGATGATTTTCTATCATTTGTTGCCAATATTACACCCATTTTCATTGAAATTGaaggtatttttttattattaagtatGTTCATCCATCAGTCATATATCCGTGAAAAATACGttatgaataattatttaaaaaatcaggATTTAAAAGTCTGAATTTTATCTCTTTTCCTGCTCACCTTGTCAAAGAAACGCTActggagaaaagaaaaaaagagaaaataaaatacataggGACCAGCGAGTTGCCTCGCCAAGAATGATACCTTCGCATGATTTTTACTTTCAGAAAACTCTGCTATACTTTACAAATTCTTCTTGAATGCCCCCATCATTAcctttttcaacttttttatttttatgaaaactccccccaaaattttgaaatttgtttaTGTTCccatattaaacaaattataatatcCTGATCCATAATATGTACTagtatgttaaaaaaaaattattgacaacTAATGCCAAACATCTccaaatcaattaataatatttttaaaatttacaagtaAATAAGTTGATAATTGCATTTAAGCTTTATTGAAGATAATACTTATCTATCACTGTTACCTAGCACTTGTCATaaaatgaacttttttttaataataattataccaacaattattaatttaagggTTGatgttctattttttttattgtaaattatcTTCAactcatataaatataattttaagtaaatttacaTTCAATTTATTCAAACATCATCAACTTACtcaataattctttttctttactaaaatactaaaatataaacaGTCTTGATATAATGTCTTATAGTATATAACttcatatttataatataaaacgtCGTACTTATAgcacaaaaaattattggaaaTTTACATTTCTCGACTAAGCAAATTCATTGAattaaaggtaaaaaaaaaaaaaagtggcaTAGTTTCAAAACCAAGAAGTAAAGAGCCATTAGAGAATTACAcataattttgtttccaaaaaTGTAAATGTGAGTCACTCCAGAGTCATTGGCTCCACAAGCAAACGAATAAGATCTGAATTTGCGGATCTTTTTCACcagtctttttttttggcttctCTTTCATCACTCCCTCTGTAAGTTGTTCATCGTATTCATATTCTTAGCACATTCACATCACACACTAATCACAGTCACTACAAAGTTTTAATCCGATCCCAAATTCTTCCCTTTCCCGACCAAATTAGATTTTCACATATCCATTTTACTCCAagttagttttttattttttaaatttttaagcctGCTGAATGACTTTCAATGGTGTGATTTTGATTACCCATTtggataaaatgaaaaagctgTGATCTTTgttttaaagtttgaatttttattttatgtcattattactgtgtttttttttgtggttttgGGGGGGGCGCGGGGGATTGTAATTGTTAGAGGGGTGTCAATTGTGTGAGTTTGATTTCTACCCatttggaaaaaagaaaaagaaaaagcagtGACCcatttggaaaaatgaaaaaatgaaaaagcagtgatctttattattaagattgaattttgatcttgattttgattttttttttttttgggaatgaCTGTTACAGGTGAAAAATGGCGCAGATTTTGCTACATGGTACTTTACATGTTACGATCTATGAAGTGGATCAGCTTGAAAGTGGAGGTGGCGGCAACTTTTTCACTAAGGTGAATTATATGATATTGtagtttctctctctcttttgattgatctgtaatttttatttttatttttaatggtgATATGAGTGTTTTCTATTTGGATCTTGATTTCTAACAGTTGCAAAAATTTTGTGagtgctaattttttttggggtgtCTTTCAGGATTTAGTAGACAAGTTGACTGATCTGTGCAATTCTATTCTTGCTTTTGTGTAGTGATCAGTGGaacaaaaaaaggataaaatcgAGTGAATTAGAAATgtagtttgtattttttgaagTGATCTCAGTGCTATGGAGTGATTCAGAACTGCTTTTAGTAGTTGATTTGTAGtgcaattcaaaatataagtttGTTTGAAGTTTATCTGCTATTTTccaagaaggaaaataatcaATCCGAATTGATGGTTTCATTTTCACTTCCTGAATATATAGTGATCTGGGATCTTCACTTGTCACATTTCTCTCTCCTTTGATTTGAACTGTGCTTATGTTCCCTCTAAATGCTTATTTCTTTACAATTAACCACTTCCATGCTATTCACATGCTGCCGGAAAATATCAATTGGAAACATTTGTTCTGAATAGCATTTTAACCTCATCTTGATTCCTATGGTCAATTATTCTACACATGGAAactggatttcttttcttattcatGTTCTGTAGCTGGATCTTGCACTTGCACAAGTTATTCCGCTTTCATGAAAGTGTAGCAATACTCTGGTTGATATATGAAGAGAATTAGCCTTCTTAAGCTCTTTAGAAACAATATGTGGCCAGTTTTAaaagctttttcttttgtattctGTAAAGTAGAATCTTAATGTCCCGAAGGGACCCAATCTAGCCATAGGAAATGCAAAAATGCATTCTATGGCCAGCTTTATTCATGAGAaaactcatttattttcaaatctgGTGAGAGACAATGAACATGTCTCAGCAGGACTTAAAGAGCCACTGAAAtagcttttatttatttgcttttcaAGTAATTTGCGAGTTTTTCTGCAGTGCAATGCTCTCAAATATGGActtgtgttttcttttctttctcttttgtaTCATGTTGATACCTATCTACTTTTAATATATGGTTTTGACAAAGTTTGCATATTTGTTACagaatattttgtatttcaattgTTCTCATCTTGTATGTCTAGGGTTGCGGCTACCTGATGCCTGTTTATCaattctttccttttcttctcctttttttccccAGTTATTTACATTACAAACCATTGTGGATTTGAGctaaatttgatttcaagaCTTTTGTGCCACTTTTAGAGATCTTACCAGATGAACAAGTTCTACACAATTGCTTTTCTGTGTTCCTTttccattttaaattttaatctcaaGAGATATCTCCATAATTCAACAGCAGATTTTTGGATTAATTCTTTCTCATGGGCTTGAATTTATATCCCGAACGTGCCCCAgaatttcctttttcattgtGATGGATGTGCTTTATAACGCaatctttgtttattttctaaattatccACGTATTTAACCACATTTACTTAACTTCAGTTTCTAACTTAAATATTTCTTGTAGCTTCTTGGTGGTTTAGGCAAAGGAGGTAGTGAACTCTATGCAACTATCGATCTTGAAAAGGCTAGAGTTGGGAGGACCAGAATGTTAAAGAAAGAGCAATCTAATCCTAGGTGGTACGAGTCCTTTCACATATACTGTGCCCATATGGCTTCAAATATCATATTCACTGTCAAGGATGATAATCCCATTGGAGCTACTTTAATTGGGAGGGCTTACGTACCTGTTGAAGAAGTTTTAGGTGGGGAAGAAGTTGATAAATGGGTTGAGATCTTAGATGAAGATCGAAATCCCATATCTTCAGGCTCAAAGATTCATGTGAAGCTCCAATATTTTGACGTAACAAAAGACAGAAGCTGGGCTCGGGGCATTAGAAGTGCTAAGTACCCCGGGGTTCCATTTACATTCTACCCGCAGAGAAAAGGTTGCAAGGTTTCTCTCTACCAAGATGCTCATGTCCCTGATAATTTTGTTCCTGAAATTCCTCTTGCTGGAGGCAAGTACTATGAGCCTCACAGATGTTGGGAAGATATTTTTGATGCAATCACCAATGCAAGGCATATGATTTATATCACTGGCTGGTCTGTGTATACTGAAATATCTTTGGTAAGGGACTCCAGGAGGCCAAAGCCTGGAGGAGACATAATGTTAGGTGAGCTACTTAAGAAGAAGGCAAGTGAAGGTGTTAGGGTATGTATGCTTGTTTGGGATGACAGAACTTCTGTTAGTTTACTTAAAAAGGATGGTCTCATGGCCACTCACGATGAGGAAACTGAAAAATTCTTCCAAGGTACTGATGTGCATTGCATCTTATGCCCACGTAATCCTGATGATGGTGGTAGCTTTATTCAGGATATACAAATCTCTGCCATGTTCACTCATCACCAGAAGATTGTGGTTGTTGACAGCCCAATGCCCAATGGGGATCCAGAGAGGAGGAGAATCATGAGTTTTGTTGGAGGTATTGACCTTTGTGATGGGAGATATGATACTCCATTCCACTCTCTTTTCAGGACGTTAGACACAGCACACCATGATGATTTCCATCAGCCAAACTTCCCGGGTGCTTCAATTGAAAAAGGTGGTCCAAGGGAACCTTGGCATGACATTCACTCTCGCCTTGAGGGTCCCATTGCTTGGGAcgtgttatttaattttgagcaGAGATGGAGAAAGCAGGGTGGAAAGGATGTTCTCGTGCATCTGAGAGAACTTGGAGACATCATTATTCCCCCCTCTCCAGTTATGTACCCAGATGACCATGACACATGGAATGTGCAATTGTTTAGATCCATTGATGGTGGGGCTGCATTTGGCTTCCCAGAGACGCCTGAAGATGCAGCTAGAGCTGGGCTTGTTAGTGGGAAGGATAATATCATTGACCGCAGCATTCAGGATGCTTATATCCATGCTATCCGGCGTGCAAAGAATTTCATCTATATTGAAAATCAGTATTTCCTTGGAAGCTCTTTTGCTTGGAGTGCTGATGGCATTAAGCCTGAGGAAATTAATGCTTTGCATCTGATTCCAAAGGAGCTCTCACTTAAGATTGTTAGTAAGATTGAGGCTGGGGAGAGATTTACCGTATATATTGTTGTCCCAATGTGGCCAGAGGGGTTTCCAGAGTCTGGTTCAGTTCAGGCAATATTAGATTGGCAGAGAAGGACAATGGATATGATGTATAAGGATGTTGTTCAGGCTCTTAGAGCAAAGGGCATTATGGAAGATCCCAGGAACTATTTGACATTCTTCTGCCTTGGGAATCGGGAGGTGAAGAGGAGTGGTGAATATGAACCTGCAGAAAGGCCGGAGGATGATTCAGACTATCTTAGAGCTCAGGAAGCTCGACGCTTCATGATCTACGTTCATGCCAAGATGATGATTGGTAACTTTTTTTAGATACAGATTTGTCTTtcgattatttttcttttttcagtcttttgctaatttttctgtatttctttctttaatttttaactggCAGATAGTTAAATACAAAACATTGTGTTCCTTTTCTTGTCTGGTTGTTGGTCCAGGATAATTATATAATGAGTgatatttttcagttttctaAATATTGAGTAGAAGTTGAAGAGATTTCTTGTTAAAAAATCTAtgtaaaatatgtaaattaacTGATAGAAGGCATTAGttgaaagaaattgattttcttttgaccTATCTAGTAAAATATTCTTGCATGAGTGATTGTTTAGTCGAGTCTCTTTGAACAGGAAAAGAGTTTGCTTAATTCTAAAGATATGTCTTATTTTCCTTGTTGCTATATTTGTAGGATTCATTAAAAAGTCTTTGCTTTGCAGTTGATGACGAATACATTATAATTGGATCTGCCAACATCAACCAGCGATCAATGGAGGGTGCCAGGGACACTGAGATAGCCATGGGAGGCTACCAACCATATCATTTGTCAACCAGGGTGCCAGCACGAGGCCAGATACACGGCTTCCGTATGTCACTATGGTACGAGCACCTAGGCATGCTCGATGACACCTTCCTCCAGCCAGAAAGTAGCGAATGTGTTAAGAAGGTTAACCAGATTGCCGAACGGTATTGGGACCTGTACTCCAGTGAGTCTCTTGAGCATGACTTGCCCGGTCACTTGCTCCGCTACCCCATTGGTGTTTCTGGTGAAGGAGATGTCACGGAGTTGCCAGGAACCGAGTTCTTCCCCGACACCAAGGCTCGTGTTCTCGGTACCAAATCGGATTATATGCCCCCAGTCCTGACCACCTGATGCTCTCCAGagggtgccaaaaataatttcgtaGTTGCGAACTACCGGTTATGGTAGTATagcaaataataaatgatgTGTATTAAAACCAACAGGTGTGGTATTGTTTTTCTGCTTTGGTTCAGAGATGTGGTGTGATTTGGTGATATACTGACGGGAAACTTATTAAGTCTGTTTATTTGTGCATTACGTTTAAATTGGTCCTAAATTTTACTTCTGTTAATCTCTATATTACTAGCTTTTCATAAACATAACGGTGATCTCAATTTGTTATCAGTTAGCATTTCTGAGATTACTTAAAGAGACATTTTCAAATTGCTACGCCTGATTTTGATTTGGATCTCAAAGATTATTGCGAATGGGATTCTGTTAATAGGAAAAAGACATTCTTACAAAAGATTGAACAACACTTACCACGAAACACACTTACCACGAAACTGTGTTTTGATAAAGCAAAATtgcaaaatattcataaaattttgaagattAATCATTGACATCCTTACTTGGATTTTGTATTGAAAAATGTCTGCAAAAATGGTATCAGGGCCAAGTTTTAGgttcaaaacataaaaatggaagaaacaattgtttattttataaataatggaGGATATAATCTAATGATAGATAGTAATATAATTGAGGATAACTTAACTAAACATAGACAATACTATTATTTAGAACAAAATAGATtagatgataaataattagaacaattttatttatcccGAGCTCATTAATTTAGAATTGGAGAactcataataataaagaatagaaatttaaacatCAATCATATTCTTCTATTCAGGATTAAGAGAGAGGTgtatagaaataatttttcatagaaacaatggaaaattaattctGTTGAAAATTATACATACGAACTTGTGATTGATTATAATGgatttttaactattaagcAAAGAGATGAATACAATTGGAATAATAAAAGGGTATGGAAGAAACTATTATCCTTCTAGCAACATGCTGATCggatacaaaaatttaattatgcatataCTTTGCTACATAGATAAAGGATTAGAGGAAAACAATATTCCAAAGGATAtaagaaatattatatgtCACAAATACTTGTTAgaatataatgaaatattatgCAGATGGTACTATGAATAAATCACCaaaaccattaataatttctcaaaatatagAAACCAATAGATTATCACCTTTTAATTATAGGCATAGAGGATATACTTATGGAAGATTTCAAccatttaatttagtaaatgatTCTGATATGCAGGGAAATAATCGGTTGAACtgtatttctttatttttattaaataaattaggaaacCCTTATCTAACTATAAGTGTAGAAAGTGTAAATGAAAtacttgaaattaaaagttttaatgCTGAAAATATAAGACAAGTTAAAATGTTAGGAGATCAAATGAGTGAAGAATTTGATacaatcaaacaattaataaaagactTCAAAATTGAAGATCAAGATAAATTGAAACGAGTAATTGTTAATatcataaacaaaaatttaattgaagataaattaaataacatagaAATTCAAATACATAGAATCGAAAAAATCGTCGAACAACTTGGCAATAAGTTTGTAATAAgtataaatggaaaattacaAAAGGATTGAAGTACAATAGATTAGTAACAATATGGAAGAATTACTCATGGTAAttcaagaacaaaataaaatttgacaagaTACCATAATCTACTacaatgaaaagtaaaataaagaaatactAGCAATATAAAGAccaatatttaacaaaataaatgaagataaaaaattaataagtttaAGGATGCTAAGAGAAAGTATAAAAGAATTATCTAATCCAAAAATATCTGATGAGGAATCTGAATCTGAGGAGGAAGAAGaggtatttattaatttacaagatattgaaaaaataatagaacaTCTAAAAATGAATGAACCAAAGCTAAGGGTTTTTGAACAAGGAGAATCTAGTAATAGAGCTTTCTAAACTAGGGAAGAAATACCAACTCATGAAAGATTACCCAAGTCAATATTTTAAGGTTAACAAACctgaaaaagaatataaaacttCAGGAGAATATAGAGAAATACCAGTCAATCATGATAGAGTATGGTTAGATTTAGACTGTGTCAAATATAGAGATAAATCGATTACCGTGGGTAAAATCTATGAAAATGTCATTtgcatttaacaaaatatatagaaataatGGTATAGAATTCCTTAAAACTTCATTTATAGGAATAATGTCACATTGGTTTCTGGGACTAAGGGATGccgataaaaagaaaatattatatggAGAAAATAATGAACAGAATGAAAGCATGGATCAagttttaaatagatttgaaagtgaaataagaaaagaatttttagGAGAAGATTGGGAGAATGATTTTCAACaggaaataaaaaggaaaaggatgGAAAATGTAATGAAGCTAACAAGGCTTGAAATATGTAATATATGTTATCTAGAAGAATATACATGTAGCTTTGaagaattatattataaatgtgaaTTTGTTAAAGATGAAAACACCGTATGCTATTTCAATGATCTATATTTTATGAAGATACCAAACCCATGGAGGAAAAAGATTATGTTAGAATATAACAAAGAATATGGAGatacaacaaaaattgatACCCTAGGAAATATGATCAAATTTGCTCGAAATAGAATCAGTGAATGGTGTGATGAAATAAGAGATAGAAAACTTATGAAAAAGCAAAATTGAGGATTATGATGTTCTAAGTTAGAAGATGCACCAAAATTTGGATTTCAGATAAAACCTATAAATATaggaagaaatttaaaaagaagaaattctttaaAGCCAACAAGATTATGTTTCATCTAtttctctccattttttttgcttttgttttctaacACATGATGGTTACATCTCACTAAAAGATATTTTCATTagttttttcatataaatatatatatatatatatatatatatatatataagtgtgtgtgtgtgtgtacgcGTATgcgtgtgcgtgtgtgtgtgatgGACTATTTCTTTATGTGTTCCAAAACGAGGACATGTTAAATATGAAGTGAggttatttttatcttaaattatacttttaaaataCCCTCTTACTTTGGACACCATAcgattaattttgaaaattaatttttattttacacacgCTTCCAAATGCCAAAATTACACTAAATTTCGTATTGATGAAAtgtttcattttccttttcacaCCTATAGAATGTATACAAACATTCTATCACATGACAATCTAATTCTCtattaaaaagaagagaaatttaTAAGAGGATAATTCGTGTCAGTAATAAAAAGACGACAATTAGCCCATCTATTACGAAGCTTCCAACTTCTAAGGAGGCCAAAGACTCggattagaaaataaataggaGAGAAGCATGGAATCGCACTCCCGCCACAAATAATTCCATCCTCGAGAGTCCAGACGAAGCCAGCTCGATGACAAGAACAGCTGCCACTGCTTTAGCATAATAAGAGCCCATTTGGGATAGGGACAGCCGCACTGTGACAGCGCAGCTCTCCAAACGGGGCTTAAGCTGTTTGACTTTGAGAGCCACAGCAAGAACAAAACCACCCAAGCTGAGGCACCTGGCTTACCCTCTGAAAGGCCGTCGGTACTAACATATAGGGACTATAATTGACAGCAGTAATTACTATAATCCCTCAGCTTCCAAGCAAGAGCACAAATAGGCAATCGTTGTTGAAATTTAGCCAAATGCCAAGACCAAAGGAGCTTCGGCGAAAGGACAACTCTCAGCACAAGTGAAGTTGCACATCAAACAAGCCGACACCATACGTACATGCCACGAGACCGAAAATATAATCCGTACGGACCCGATAAAGTAAAAATTCGCCGAAGAAGAATAGACTATTCAGCGTTTGTTAATTAAGacgttttaattaaaaaaaataaacttaaaatgttttaacaGAGGGcggtctttttttttccttttttaaataaaaaggagaaaattgtaTTAATCCTATCCAAATTGGTCAGCAATTACTACATTATAAGTCAAATCGGGCTTAAATACAATTGGAGGCTAATAAACGTCAGATAATAGGAGGGGACGACACACTAGACAAACGAGGTGCTCTGATGCTGTCTGTATAATGCTCCAGCTCTTGAAAGGATAAATCATGGAGGGGATCGTTAAAGCCGACCGGAGACATCGTAGGTTTCATAGGTTTATTGCTCTCGTCATTTGGTTTTTTAAGAGAATCAGCTAGCTAGAGGAATAACTGATTGACCAGATCAATATGGGCCTCCAGGCGGCACAAACGGTCACCTGATCTCTGATTGGTCGCTAATTGTTCCCAAAAAGAACAAGCAGGCATGCCTGAGTCGATATTATgttttgaaaggaaaaacacaatgatgaaaaatttgtCAAAGGTCGAAGAAGACAGCCAGGTCGGTGCGATGGTAATATGTTCATAATACCcatatgatgaaaaataatataagtttatTAGTGATTGAATTGAACAACGATACatctaaatttcttttgttccATTTCAACTGAGTTGAATTTATATTATCCGTTgactttatgttattttaatttatgaattaattagttattaattaaattctaattgaATTTGTACTATAATTAACCGTAATATATTGTTTGTTAAGTTTTCTTACGTTATGCAAAtgtgaaaatttttctttcaatatacTTGAAGTCAATGAATCATGATCCGGCTCTAATAaagtttaatgaaaaatattataatttgtttttattaatttatattttcattcaaccaatcaATTAATgtcacgtcagtttgtacaaaataaatttgtacaagagtttgtgactgtatcattactctttaaaaaattttaatgattgaATTTTGTATACCCTATCTAAATGtttgtttgcattatttaaaagtaaattggTTTACGTCAACGGTTAAGTACCGAAGTGCTGAAGAACTTGGGCCCAATACCCCGTGTTgctaaatttataattttttgggcCCGCCTCCCAAAAAGTTGAGTAGCGCACAGCATGACTCATTAACTGAGTGGACCGTGTTGTATCCTTATGGGTCTGCATTTGACGAAGCATTGGGCTTACGAATCTACTCTtggatttaaatataatttaataaattcttttattatttttatttaaatttattgtataaaaggttaattatataaattgtaattatttttcaactaatcttattatgaattaaatacTTAGTAAATATGATGGATAAAATTGAATAGAAGACAATTTaagttatataattaaaaagacgTATGTACCGAAAAGAGTACAAAAATTAGTGTAAAATCTATAAGATGGGGAAAAAAGTACGACTTATAatgatgatattttattttttgcctaTCACtactgaattaaaaataaaatttaattaattatatttttctgtcAAAAGTTTCACCTTACCTTAACTAGTAAAAATTAGtttctcataattaaaattaagagataaattaaaattaagttaaacaTAAATccgaaattaaaaataaattaaatattttattaattacaaagtAGAATtgggaagaagaaaaatggaggAGAAagaccgaaaaaaaaaatggcaccCTGAATTGGCGAATACAAATGAAGAAAACACCAAAATATAAAGGGGACTTTAAATTTgctattttaaattatcttgTGCAGTTTCTCCTATAATATGCTTTGTGCGCTCA
This window contains:
- the LOC102578017 gene encoding phospholipase D alpha (The RefSeq protein has 4 substitutions compared to this genomic sequence) gives rise to the protein MAQILLHGTLHVTIYEVDQLESGGGGNFFTKLLGGLGKGGSELYATIDLEKARVGRTRMLKKEQSNPRWYESFHIYCAHMASNIIFTVKDDNPIGATLIGRAYVPVEEALGGEEVDKWVEILDEDRNPISSGSKIHVKLQYFDVTKDRSWARGIRSAKYPGVPFTFYPQRKGCKVSLYQDAHVPDNFVPEIPLAGGKYYEPHRCWEDIFDAITNARHMIYITGWSVYTEISLVRDSRRPKPGGGITLGELLKKKASEGVRVCMLVWDDRTSVSLLKKDGLMATHDEETEKFFQGTDVHCILCPRNPDDGGSFIQDIQISAMFTHHQKIVVVDSPMPNGDPERRRIMSFVGGIDLCDGRYDTPFHSLFRTLDTAHHDDFHQPNFPGASIEKGGPREPWHDIHSRLEGPIAWDVLFNFEQRWRKQGGKDVLVHLRELGDIIIPPSPVMYPDDHDTWNVQLFRSIDGGAAFGFPETPEDAARAGLVSGKDNIIDRSIQDAYIHAIRRAKNFIYIENQYFLGSSFAWSADGIKPEEINALHLIPKELSLKIVSKIEAGERFTVYIVVPMWPEGFPESGSVQAILDWQRRTMDMMYKDVVQALRAKGIMEDPRNYLTFFCLGNREVKRSGEYEPAERPEDDSDFLRAQEARRFMIYVHAKMMIVDDEYIIIGSANINQRSMEGARDTEIAMGGYQPYHLSTRVPARGQIHGFRMSLWYEHLGMLDDTFLQPESSECVKKVNQIAERYWDLYSSESLEHDLPGHLLRYPIGVSGEGDVTELPGTEFFPDTKARVLGTKSDYMPPVLTT
- the LOC102578017 gene encoding phospholipase D alpha isoform X1, whose protein sequence is MAQILLHGTLHVTIYEVDQLESGGGGNFFTKLLGGLGKGGSELYATIDLEKARVGRTRMLKKEQSNPRWYESFHIYCAHMASNIIFTVKDDNPIGATLIGRAYVPVEEVLGGEEVDKWVEILDEDRNPISSGSKIHVKLQYFDVTKDRSWARGIRSAKYPGVPFTFYPQRKGCKVSLYQDAHVPDNFVPEIPLAGGKYYEPHRCWEDIFDAITNARHMIYITGWSVYTEISLVRDSRRPKPGGDIMLGELLKKKASEGVRVCMLVWDDRTSVSLLKKDGLMATHDEETEKFFQGTDVHCILCPRNPDDGGSFIQDIQISAMFTHHQKIVVVDSPMPNGDPERRRIMSFVGGIDLCDGRYDTPFHSLFRTLDTAHHDDFHQPNFPGASIEKGGPREPWHDIHSRLEGPIAWDVLFNFEQRWRKQGGKDVLVHLRELGDIIIPPSPVMYPDDHDTWNVQLFRSIDGGAAFGFPETPEDAARAGLVSGKDNIIDRSIQDAYIHAIRRAKNFIYIENQYFLGSSFAWSADGIKPEEINALHLIPKELSLKIVSKIEAGERFTVYIVVPMWPEGFPESGSVQAILDWQRRTMDMMYKDVVQALRAKGIMEDPRNYLTFFCLGNREVKRSGEYEPAERPEDDSDYLRAQEARRFMIYVHAKMMIVDDEYIIIGSANINQRSMEGARDTEIAMGGYQPYHLSTRVPARGQIHGFRMSLWYEHLGMLDDTFLQPESSECVKKVNQIAERYWDLYSSESLEHDLPGHLLRYPIGVSGEGDVTELPGTEFFPDTKARVLGTKSDYMPPVLTT